The Blastocatellia bacterium genomic interval CAACTATAACTTCATTTGCTAAATTATGTTCACCTAATGCTTCTAATGATAGTTCAACATCATTAGGGTTATCTTCTGCCAGTAAAATTTTATGTACTTTTGCCATAAATTAAACTCCTAGTTTATTTTAGGTAATGAAAAATAGAAGGTTGCTCCTTCATTTAGTTTACTTTCTGCCCAAACTTTTCCTTTATGCCGATGAATAATACGTCTAACAGTGGCTAGTCCAATTCCAACACCTTCAAATTCATCTGCACGATGCAAGCGTTGAAAAACCCCAAATAGCTTATTAGCATATTGCATATCAAATCCAACTCCATTATCACGAATAAAGATTATTTCTTCCATAGACGAAGTTTCTGATCCTATTTCTATTACTGGAGTAGAGCATGTACTAGAGTATTTTATAGCATTAGAAATTAAGTTGTTTAAAACAACTCTTAACATTGCTGCATCTGCATCAACCTTTGGTAAGTCATTGATAATCCACGTTATATTATCTTTTCCTGACATTTCTATTTGTGTTTTGACTGCTTCCTTAACTATTTCTCCAAGCTCAATTATTGTAGTTGACATGTCTTGTTTTCCCATTCGAGAAAATGCAAGTAATTCATCAATCAAAACTCCCATTTTTTGTGCTGCTTCAGAAATAATCTTAATATATCTGTTACCTTTTTCATCTAGCTTAACAGTAGCATGTTTTTCTAACAATTGAATAAAGCCATTTATATGTCTTAATGGTGCGCGTAAATCATGCGATACAGAATAACTAAAAGCTTCTAGTTCTTTATTTGTAGCATTAAGTTGTTCAGTACGTTCTAAAACTCGCTTTTCTAACTCTACATTTAATTTTTCAATCTCTTTACGAGATTTTTTATGCTCTAATATTTCTTCTTGCAACTGTTTATTTGTTAATTCTAATTGTTTGGTTCGCTCTTCAACTTTCTTTTCCAATTCTTCAGTTAGCTTACGCAAATCTTCTTCTAACTTTTTTCTTTTTGTTATATCTGTTGAAATACCTGCTAAAGCATATGGTTTGCCATCAGCATCAAAAATAGGAAATTTTACAGAAAGATAAGTACGTGCGCCATTTTGATGAGGTGCTGTTTCTTCATAAATAAGAGCTTTTTTTGTTTCAATTACTTTTTTATCATTTTTTAGATATTCATCTGCTGCTTCTTTAGGAAAAACTTCATGCATCGATTTACCTACAAGGGTTTTTCTAGGTATCTGAAATTCCTTTTCAAAAGGCTCATTCATTAAAATAAATCGACCTTCTAAATCTTTAAGATATATTATGGATGGAGAATTATTTAATATTGCTTGTAACTTTTCTTCACTTTCCTTAAGCGCCATCTCTATTTTTCTTCGAGCAACATCATTTTGATTTAATGTCCAAGCTTGCCAAAGAATAAAAGATGTAAAAAAAACTATTGTTGTAATTGCATATATTGTTAATCCAAATTCAGTATCATAAAATCCTAAATCCTGCCCCTTTAATCTAATCCAACCTAAAACTAATGGCATAAAAATAGCTACAGGCAGTAAACGTCTTGCTACTGTACTACCATAATAACTACCATTAAGTATACTAGCTATAGCATTGTTAGGGTAAATCCAAAATATTCCAAAAGATAGAACTAGTAGTGATATTGCTGTATGTAGAGCTATTTGTGTATTAAGTTCTTGCCCATAAAAAGTAACAGAATGATAAGCATAGCCAGTAATAGAAAGCAAAGAAAGAAATCCAGTAGTTAAGGTTAATATTTGTGCTGTAGCATATTTATGTAAAACTTTTGTAGTAAAAGAGAAAAAAGCTACACTTAATAAAATAAAATTTATCGCTGTCATAGGGGCCATTGGCCCGAGTCTAGTATTTCCTACTTGCTTAAATGGTCGCCAAAATAAAACATGATCTAAGCCTAAATCTCCCTTTAATAAATATTCTCCCAGTGATAATAAACTTATTAACATTATTAACATTGAAGAAATATAGATTAAGGATTTTTGTTTGTTGTGTAAGTTTCCAACTTCTGATGAATTACTTATAGATGCCCAAAGCATAAAACTAGATAAAATAAAGCAAATAGCTGTATTTGGCTGCATTGCAGCAAATGCAGGGGTTATCCTTAATAAACTTTCAATAGAAAACCCCCAACCAATAAAATTAGTTATTCCTATTAAAAAACAGAAAATAGAAACTAACTTACAAAAAGACAATGTCTTAAAGTATTGAGTAAGCATTAAGGTATTTCCTGTCTTAAATTAACTTACTGGGATTTTTACTGTATTTATTACTTGTATTATATATTTTAGGAAAATATGCGTATCATTTTATCATCTATAACTTAAGTACAATACTATAAGCCAAAGGTCTTTTCAAGATATTAATATATTGTTATTAAGATTTTTGATTTATGTATTTGTAAACAGAAGAGTTATTATCTTTTAATTTTATTTGATAGATAAAGGTAAGACTTTATGAATTATTTTGTTAGGGTTGAATTTTTATTAAGGGTAATAGTTATATCTTCACTGGTCGCATTACTTATTTTCATTGTATTTGCTTCTAAAACATTATCCTCATTTGCTGTAAGAAATACTTTTCCTGTAGTT includes:
- a CDS encoding PAS domain-containing protein; this translates as MLTQYFKTLSFCKLVSIFCFLIGITNFIGWGFSIESLLRITPAFAAMQPNTAICFILSSFMLWASISNSSEVGNLHNKQKSLIYISSMLIMLISLLSLGEYLLKGDLGLDHVLFWRPFKQVGNTRLGPMAPMTAINFILLSVAFFSFTTKVLHKYATAQILTLTTGFLSLLSITGYAYHSVTFYGQELNTQIALHTAISLLVLSFGIFWIYPNNAIASILNGSYYGSTVARRLLPVAIFMPLVLGWIRLKGQDLGFYDTEFGLTIYAITTIVFFTSFILWQAWTLNQNDVARRKIEMALKESEEKLQAILNNSPSIIYLKDLEGRFILMNEPFEKEFQIPRKTLVGKSMHEVFPKEAADEYLKNDKKVIETKKALIYEETAPHQNGARTYLSVKFPIFDADGKPYALAGISTDITKRKKLEEDLRKLTEELEKKVEERTKQLELTNKQLQEEILEHKKSRKEIEKLNVELEKRVLERTEQLNATNKELEAFSYSVSHDLRAPLRHINGFIQLLEKHATVKLDEKGNRYIKIISEAAQKMGVLIDELLAFSRMGKQDMSTTIIELGEIVKEAVKTQIEMSGKDNITWIINDLPKVDADAAMLRVVLNNLISNAIKYSSTCSTPVIEIGSETSSMEEIIFIRDNGVGFDMQYANKLFGVFQRLHRADEFEGVGIGLATVRRIIHRHKGKVWAESKLNEGATFYFSLPKIN